Proteins encoded together in one Streptomyces sp. NA04227 window:
- a CDS encoding MerR family transcriptional regulator produces the protein MTSDTAEPVLTVDELAARAGVTVRTIRFYSTRGLLPPPVIGPRRVGHYGPAHLSRLALIEELQHQGMTLAGIERYLEQLPEDLSAHDLAIHRALVSSWTPESTERVDVAELRKRAGRGLSATDLERLVAMNIIRRTDDPEVFDSDPGLLRLGVEMVDVPIPIETILAAQTVLIEHTRAVAQELSRLFREEVWDAGREGASEQEHTAAMKSLSAHMQPLIVQAMLTAFQRSMREEIRGWLTKD, from the coding sequence ATGACGAGCGACACCGCGGAGCCCGTGCTCACGGTCGACGAGCTGGCGGCGCGCGCGGGCGTGACGGTCCGGACGATCCGCTTCTACAGCACCCGCGGACTGCTGCCGCCCCCGGTCATCGGTCCGCGCCGGGTCGGTCACTACGGGCCCGCGCATCTCTCGCGGCTCGCGCTCATCGAGGAATTGCAGCACCAGGGAATGACGCTGGCCGGGATCGAACGTTACCTGGAACAGCTTCCCGAGGACCTGAGTGCCCACGATCTGGCCATCCACCGGGCGCTGGTCTCCTCCTGGACGCCGGAGAGCACCGAGCGGGTCGACGTGGCGGAGCTGCGCAAGCGGGCCGGGCGGGGGCTGTCCGCGACGGACCTGGAACGGCTCGTCGCGATGAACATCATCCGCCGCACCGACGACCCGGAGGTCTTTGACTCCGACCCCGGGCTGCTCAGGCTCGGCGTGGAGATGGTCGACGTCCCCATTCCCATCGAGACCATCCTCGCGGCGCAGACCGTACTGATCGAGCACACCCGTGCGGTCGCGCAGGAGCTGTCCCGGCTGTTCCGCGAGGAGGTCTGGGACGCCGGACGCGAGGGCGCCTCCGAGCAGGAGCACACCGCCGCGATGAAGTCCCTCTCCGCCCATATGCAGCCGCTGATCGTCCAAGCCATGCTGACCGCCTTCCAGCGGTCCATGCGCGAGGAGATCCGGGGCTGGCTCACCAAGGACTGA